In one window of Notolabrus celidotus isolate fNotCel1 chromosome 17, fNotCel1.pri, whole genome shotgun sequence DNA:
- the LOC117828805 gene encoding uncharacterized protein LOC117828805 encodes METATSTLQQPFGYGPRGSNPPHGAQQAQGPHSGPSAAPRPEERQQPHHKPFFYIQPSQPYLPMQNLQWPVPMPMPVSYNPYYGYPGLGYGMQMMPHYQPNPYVEPPSFVMPHTNLHLVDYRRILNPQHYQTMAYHSRRFRYQHNSQTRETTTSEVQTEPLSATQRTSTPGSNNAEAPGSNSVRRSHNNPSVLANRPLSAPLAVQKVDPPLEQKDAVPPSTTRTPPNSFVIQTEEVRIECCTTPAGLQLLHSHETAEVSHRFSQDVVQRGSAVQGRVLQEKAPDQSEQGLQACPDILLVSSSEKIPVLEEARRQTDAVAVPSDFASHVEGHGKCQDAGAERDLNVTSKNLQFKVVHLPFNPKYLDELRKMESTVWSMEDTLIPSPDSLSVRTDSLSETLVAEDPSDVLEVREEDAEEVVPMIEMPPPAKDDLEDMVPTLEIPGDVMESDADMFPRMDVPVAEEAPVVCKEEVAHVPYLLLLDNSPLKVDKSQHRRDDHQDTSFESLPAYLPSTSWLADFDNVYYCGKMPPTPKKHIRPLGNHSLDVPSRRRKLDLEYKDQSTTRKPKERYKPKGKVDRRSLSDHECCVSRNFNENSFTPYASKRERLCSRCLAKRKICTSTGPGLDGRTLKRKAAPFQPLNDALQPTCEACKAHSKNQLIRKESGQDARVLHAHDTEGESSENGSSRQKWRPADDLRKLNDLKRPLASKQNQEKCPAVMYPKLREKNCVCNEPQHQPAPWERLRHCPHGNTIREMDENCAVPLSPQDKWRSMNQTYLTHKWHTEKSWKGLLPYADVDGSKNDVRSQHLNKHKKSQPQSQEIRRKDTRC; translated from the exons ATGGAGACCGCCACGTCTACCTTACAGCAACCCTTTGGTTACGGCCCACGGGGTTCAAACCCTCCTCATGGTGCTCAGCAGGCCCAGGGTCCACACTCAGGACCTTCAGCGGCTCCTCGGCCTGAGGAACGGCAGCAGCCCCACCACAAACCTTTCTTCTACATCCAGCCGTCACAGCCGTACCTGCCCATGCAGAATCTGCAGTGGCCTGTGCCGATGCCCATGCCTGTGTCCTACAACCCGTACTACGGATACCCGGGTTTAG GTTACGGGATGCAGATGATGCCTCACTATCAGCCGAACCCTTACGTGGAGCCTCCCAGCTTCGTTATGCCTCACACCAACCTCCATTTAGTGGACTACAGACGGATCCTCAACCCGCAGCACTACCAGACCATGGCCTACCACTCCCGCAGGTTCAGGTACCAACACAACAGCCAGACCAGAGAAACCACTACCTCTGAGGTCCAAACAGAGCCCCTGTCTGCCACCCAGAGGACCAGCACGCCGGGTTCCAACAACGCAGAGGCCCCGGGTAGCAACTCAGTCCGGAGATCTCACAACAACCCGAGCGTCCTCGCTAACAGACCGCTCTCAGCACCTCTGGCTGTGCAGAAGGTGGATCCTCCTCTGGAGCAGAAGGACGCAGTTCCTCCTTCCACCACCAGGACACCGCCGAACAGCTTTGTGATCCAGACAGAGGAAGTGAGGATCGAATGCTGCACGACACCAGCAGGACTTCAACTCCTGCACTCCCACGAGACCGCAGAGGTATCTCACCGCTTTTCCCAAGACGTGGTCCAGCGGGGCTCCGCCGTGCAGGGTCGCGTCCTGCAGGAAAAGGCTCCAGACCAGTCGGAGCAGGGACTCCAAGCCTGTCCTGATATCTTGTTAGTTAGTAGCAGTGAGAAGATCCCTGTGCTGGAGGAGGCCAGGAGGCAAACGGATGCAGTGGCGGTCCCCTCTGACTTTGCTTCGCATGTAGAGGGTCACGGTAAATGCCAGGACGCAGGTGCAGAGAGAGATCTGAATGTGACCTCAAAGAACTTGCAATTCAAAGTCGTTCACCTGCCGTTCAATCCCAAGTACCTGGACGAACTCAGGAAGATGGAATCCACCGTCTGGTCCATGGAGGACACTTTGATTCCCTCGCCTGACTCGCTGAGTGTCCGCACAGACTCTCTGAGTGAAACCTTGGTCGCTGAAGATCCCTCAGATGTCCtggaggtgagagaggaggatgcaGAGGAGGTCGTCCCCATGATTGAGATGCCTCCTCCTGCAAAAGATGATCTGGAGGACATGGTCCCAACGTTGGAGATTCCTGGGGATGTGATGGAGTCAGACGCTGATATGTTCCCTCGTATGGATGTTCCTGTTGCAGAGGAAGCTCCTGTGGTATGCAAAGAAGAGGTCGCTCATGTTCCTTATTTGCTGCTGTTGGATAACTCTCCTCTGAAGGTGGACAAAAGCCAACACAGACGAGACGATCACCAGGACACTTCTTTTGAATCTCTTCCCGCGTACCTTCCTTCAACCAGCTGGCTAGCCGACTTCGACAACGTCTACTACTGTGGAAAGATGCCGCCGACTCCCAAGAAGCACATCAGACCTCTGGGCAACCACAGTTTGGACGTGCCTtcaaggagaagaaaactagaTCTGGAGTACAAGGATCAGTCCACTACTCGCAAGCCGAAAGAGCGGTACAAACCCAAAGGCAAGGTGGACCGACGCAGCCTCTCTGATCATGAGTGCTGCGTCAGCAGGAACTTCAACGAGAATTCGTTTACTCCGTACGCATCCAAGAGGGAGCGGCTTTGCTCCAGATGTCTTGCAAAGCGGAAGATCTGCACGTCAACCGGTCCAGGGCTGGACGGTCGGACCTTAAAGAGAAAAGCTGCACCTTTCCAGCCGTTGAATGACGCACTTCAACCGACATGTGAAGCCTGCAAAGCTCACTCAAAGAATCAGCTGATCAGGAAAGAGTCCGGTCAGGACGCACGCGTGCTCCACGCACACGACACCGAGGGGGAATCCTCTGAGAACGGCTCCAGTCGCCAGAAATGGAGGCCAGCTGACGACCTGAGGAAGCTCAATGATCTGAAGAGACCGCTCGCTTCCAAGCAAAACCAGGAGAAGTGTCCTGCAGTGATGTACCCGAAGCTGAGGGAGAAGAACTGCGTGTGTAATGAGCCGCAGCATCAGCCTGCTCCGTGGGAGCGGCTGAGACACTGCCCGCACGGAAACACCATCCGGGAAATGGATGAGAACTGCGCCGTGCCCCTTTCCCCTCAGGACAAGTGGAGGAGCATGAATCAGACTTACCTGACACACAAGTGGCACACTG AGAAGTCGTGGAAAGGACTCCTGCCGTACGCCGACGTCGACGGCTCAAAGAACGACGTCAGATCACAACACttgaacaaacacaagaaatcACAACCACAATCACAAG aAATTCGCAGAAAAGACACGAGGTGCTGA
- the LOC117828855 gene encoding uncharacterized protein LOC117828855 has protein sequence MDDGSKQPHTFGGGQQQRNHHPRPFFYVQPPSQPYYLYHQWQMNNPYNHFGLPGGFNMNRACMPQYQYMQYPGFVYPHAPLYPMDYRRMFEPRFHAPPTWNDVPHHHQQHLHQQQHQPHHLQPQGRREMACSEVQTDPSDAISKLIECLDKIRASELQGAERELDSGVASQSSGMFSPPEEKKSEEQGHRLPSAAGVSHLESPAVTFSDSTTAVYDGESSQRSLEGLSPHGCWSGGLEEPLDSSSVHEESPDREQAAAAEKHFLALEREAVTDIQPDISTTDPSALTYCTEDIQRPKVDSNLPSKLLVHSPASSKAAKICNKSSKTDPKKAESSFQILKLPFESVLTSGEAAAGRLPSPAAPYHYNYLAVHSTHERMSVLSPSLDELSSRDEMFSTDLDDAELFPKHVYAGRRLAEVVSGSPCAAEDTEEVWLQGSKRSMCTCCGESLAKGASRSKVHGAKMYRDEAGDSEEEGRYGRGCEQPLRVVVRKHSAPRKTQSVPLRHAAKPWYKRGQYKDPSDPIDQEEEHDVCKQEAADAEVVEMTVSELQCRTCQDRLCRDDLSTSSPGRRGDSDGIPRRRQATPLQRQEMSTQRKVMYHRPRDEDDDEPPPAHWERGSTMRGEPRC, from the exons ATGGACG ATGGAAGTaaacaaccacacacatttGGGGGtggacagcagcagagaaaccACCACCCCAGACCTTTCTTCTACGTCCAGCCTCCATCTCAACCTTACTACCTCTACCACCAGTGGCAGATGAACAACCCGTACAATCACTTTGGTTTACCTGGAG GTTTTAACATGAACCGTGCCTGCATGCCCCAGTACCAGTACATGCAGTACCCTGGGTTTGTTTACCCTCATGCTCCTTTATACCCCATGGATTACAGGCGCATGTTTGAACCTCGCTTCCACGCTCCTCCTACCTGGAATGACGTTCcccatcatcatcagcagcatctgcatcagcagcagcatcagcccCATCACCTGCAGCCTCAGGGCCGGCGAGAAATGGCGTGCTCAGAGGTTCAAACCGACCCCAGCGACGCCATCTCCAAACTCATCGAATGCCTGGATAAAATCCGAGCCAGCGAGCTGCAGGGCGCGGAGAGGGAGCTGGACTCGGGTGTCGCCTCGCAGTCCTCCGGGATGTTTTCTCCtccagaagagaagaagagtgaagAGCAGGGTCACAGGCTTCCTTCAGCAGCTGGTGTGAGCCATTTGGAGTCCCCAGCAGTGACTTTCAGTGACTCTACAACAGCTGTGTACGACGGAGAGTCCAGCCAGAGGAGCTTAGAAGGCCTGAGCCCTCATGGATGCTGGTCTGGAGGTTTGGAGGAGCCTCTTGATAGCTCGTCTGTTCACGAGGAGAGTCCTGATCGGGagcaggctgcagcagcagagaagcACTTCCTCGCTCTGGAGAGAGAAGCGGTCACAGATATCCAGCCAGATATCTCCACGACCGATCCAAGTGCTTTGACTTACTGCACCGAAGACATCCAGAGGCCCAAAGTGGATTCAAACCTGCCTTCCAAACTATTGGTGCATTCTCCTGCTTCTTCAAAAGCTGCAAAAATCTGCAACAAATCCTCAAAGACAGATCCCAAGAAAGCAGAGTCAAGCTTCCAGATCCTCAAGCTGCCGTTTGAGAGCGTTCTGACGTCCGGAGAAGCTGCAGCCGGTCGCCTCCCCTCCCCTGCTGCCCCCTACCACTACAACTACCTCGCCGTGCACAGCACACACGAGCGTATGAGCGTCCTCAGCCCCTCTCTGGACGAGCTCTCCTCCAGAGATGAGATGTTCTCCACGGATCTGGATGACGCAGAGCTCTTCCCCAAACACGTGTACGCAGGCAGGAGGCTCGCAGAGGTCGTCAGCGGGTCCCCATGTGCTGCCGAAGACACAGAAGAAGTGTGGCTGCAGGGTTCAAAGAGGTCCATGTGCACCTGTTGTGGGGAAAGTTTAGCCAAAGGGGCGAGCAGGAGCAAAGTGCACGGTGCGAAGATGTACAGGGATGAAGCTGGAGACTCTGAGGAGGAGGGCAGGTACGGGAGAGGGTGCGAGCAGCCGCTCAGAGTCGTGGTGAGGAAGCATTCGGCACCCAGGAAGACTCAGTCTGTCCCGCTGAGACACGCCGCAAAACCATGGTACAAAAGAGGCCAGTACAAAGATCCATCAGACCCCATCGACCAGGAGGAAGAACACGACGTGTGCAAGCAGGAGGCAGCTGACGCAGAGGTCGTAGAGATGACTGTGAGTGAACTGCAGTGCAGAACATGTCAGG acagactcTGCAGAGATGACCTGAGCACGTCAAGCCCaggcaggagaggagacagtgaCGGGATTCCCAGGAGGAGACAAGCAACCCCGCTGCAGCGGCAAG AGATGAGCACTCAGAGGAAAGTGATGTACCACAGGCCACGAGACGAGGACGACGACGAGCCGCCTCCTGCACACTGGGAGAGAG GCTCCACCATGAGAGGAGAACCAAGATGTTGA
- the kbtbd2 gene encoding kelch repeat and BTB domain-containing protein 2, translating to MSDLSERRPVNTDYAVSLLEQLKFFYEQKLLTDVVLLVEDTEFPCHKMVLATCSSYFRAMFMSGLSESKQTHVHLRNVDPATLQIIITYAYTGNLAISDSTVEPLYETACFLQVEDVLLQCRDYLVKKINAENCVRMLSIGDLFSCSELKQSAKRMVEHKFPVVYRQEAFLQLSHELLIDVLSSDNLNVEKEETVREAAMLWLEYNMEARSQHLSSVLSQIRIDALSEVTQRAWFQGLPPNDKSVVVQGLYKSMPKFFKPRLGMTKEEMLIFMEASSETQGEGYVMSVSVPTTVVCYSPQAEKVYKLSNPPGDLQKVGTLVTPDNDVFIAGGQIPLKNSITNHGKSGKFQAMFRSVDSFFWFDAQQNAWVPKTPMLCARIKPSLVYCEGYIYAIGGDNVGGELNKRTVERYDCEKDEWSMMSPLPFAWNWSTSVVAHDCIYVMTHDLMYCYFPRADTWVEMAMRKTSRCFASAAAFGDLIFYIGGLHVVSNSGIRLPTSTIDGSSVTVEIYDVNKNEWRLAANIPAKRYSDPCVRAVVLLNSLCIFMRETHMNERAKYAIYQYDLELDRWYLRQPVSERVLWDLGKDFRCAVGKLYPSCLEESPWKPPTYLFSPDGAEEFEVDGELVTLPHV from the exons ATGTCGGATCTCAGTGAGCGCAGGCCGGTCAACACGGACTACGCTGTCTCCCTGCTGGAGCAGCTCAAGTTCTTTTATGAACAGAAATTACTGACTGACGTTGTGCTGCTGGTGGAGGACACGGAGTTCCCGTGTCACAAGATGGTCCTGGCCACATGTAGCTCCTATTTCAG GGCGATGTTCATGAGCGGCCTCAGCGAGAGCAAACAGACCCACGTCCACCTGAGGAACGTGGACCCGGCCACCCTGCAGATCATCATCACGTACGCCTACACGGGGAACCTGGCCATCAGCGACAGCACGGTGGAGCCGCTCTACGAGACCGCCTGCTTCCTCCAG GTGGAGGACGTGTTGTTGCAGTGCAGAGACTACCTGGTCAAGAAGATCAACGCCGAGAACTGCGTCCGCATGCTGAGCATCGGTGACCTGTTCAGCTGTAGCGAGCTCAAGCAGAGCGCCAAGCGGATGGTGGAGCACAAGTTCCCGGTGGTGTACCGGCAGGAGGCGTTCCTGCAGCTCTCCCACGAGCTGCTGATCGACGTCCTGAGCAGCGACAACCTCAacgtggagaaggaggagacgGTGCGGGAGGCCGCCATGCTGTGGTTGGAGTACAACATGGAGGCTCGCTCTCAGCACCTGTCCTCGGTGCTCAGTCAGATCCGCATCGACGCGCTCTCCGAGGTGACGCAGCGCGCCTGGTTTCAGGGTCTGCCTCCCAACGACAAGTCCGTGGTGGTGCAGGGTCTCTACAAGTCCATGCCCAAGTTCTTCAAACCTCGGTTAGGCATGACGAAGGAGGAGATGCTGATCTTCATGGAGGCCTCGTCGGAGACGCAGGGCGAGGGGTACGTCATGTCCGTGTCCGTGCCCACCACCGTAGTCTGTTACAGCCCGCAGGCGGAGAAGGTCTACAAGCTCAGCAACCCCCCAGGAGACCTGCAGAAGGTGGGGACCCTCGTTACACCGGACAACGACGTGTTCATCGCCGGAGGTCAGATCCCGCTTAAAAACTCAATCACCAACCACGGCAAGAGCGGGAAGTTCCAGGCCATGTTCCGCTCCGTGGATAGTTTCTTCTGGTTCGACGCCCAGCAGAACGCCTGGGTGCCTAAGACCCCCATGCTGTGCGCCCGCATCAAGCCCTCCCTGGTCTACTGCGAGGGCTACATCTATGCAATCGGGGGCGACAACGTGGGCGGCGAGCTGAACAAGCGCACGGTGGAGCGCTACGACTGCGAGAAGGACGAGTGGAGCATGATGAGCCCGCTGCCCTTCGCCTGGAACTGGAGCACGTCGGTGGTGGCGCACGACTGCATCTACGTCATGACCCACGACCTGATGTACTGCTACTTCCCGCGCGCCGACACCTGGGTGGAGATGGCCATGCGCAAAACCAGCCGCTGCTTCGCCTCCGCCGCCGCCTTCGGCGACCTCATCTTCTACATCGGCGGCCTCCACGTGGTCAGCAACTCGGGCATCCGCCTTCCCACCAGCACCATCGACGGCTCCTCCGTCACCGTGGAGATCTACGATGTCAACAAGAACGAGTGGCGCCTCGCCGCCAACATCCCCGCCAAGCGCTACTCGGACCCGTGCGTGCGGGCGGTGGTGCTGCTGAACTCGCTCTGTATTTTCATGCGCGAGACGCACATGAACGAGCGCGCCAAGTACGCCATCTATCAGTACGACCTGGAGCTGGACCGCTGGTACCTGCGGCAGCCCGTGTCGGAGCGCGTGCTCTGGGATCTGGGTAAGGACTTCCGCTGTGCCGTGGGGAAGCTGTACCCCTCCTGTTTAGAGGAGTCCCCCTGGAAACCCCCGACCTACCTCTTCTCCCCCGACGGAGCCGAGGAGTTCGAGGTGGACGGGGAGCTGGTGACCCTCCCTCACGTATAG